One window from the genome of Pseudoliparis swirei isolate HS2019 ecotype Mariana Trench chromosome 24, NWPU_hadal_v1, whole genome shotgun sequence encodes:
- the LOC130190374 gene encoding LOW QUALITY PROTEIN: trace amine-associated receptor 13c-like (The sequence of the model RefSeq protein was modified relative to this genomic sequence to represent the inferred CDS: inserted 2 bases in 1 codon; deleted 1 base in 1 codon) — protein sequence MDGLKEAELCYPNLPNSSCRGLMRPHSQTVLLYTLLSSISVLTVALNLLVIISISHFRQLHTPTNLLLLSLAISDLLVGLLVMPVETVRFIKTCWLLGDLMCALSYIIGFSLTSASVGNMVLISIDRFVAICYPLHYPTKITRGVIELSVCLCWAGSILYNGLILKDHLRQPDVHNSCYGECMVVIDYVSGTVDLVFTFIGPCSVILILYMXVFTVAVSQARAMQSHIMGVGALVTAKKSERKAARTLGIVIMVFLMTFCPYYYPSLAGQDISNDASSWAVVSWLLFFNSCLNPLIYAIFYPWFRKAIKSIVTLKILEQNSSEANII from the exons ATGGATGGCCTGAAGGAAGCAGAGCTGTGCTACCCTAACCTCCCGAACTCCTCCTGCAGGGGTCTAATGCGTCCTCACTCTCAGACGGTCCTCCTCTACACGctgctctcctccatctctgtgCTCACTGTGGCTCTGAACCTGCTGGTTATCATCTCAATCTCCCACTTCAGGCAGCTCCACACGCCCACCAatctgctcctgctctccttggCCATCTCAGACCTCCTCGTCGGGCTGCTGGTGATGCCGGTGGAAACGGTGCGATTCATAAAAACCTGCTGGTTGCTGGGCGACCTCATGTGTGCCCTCTCTTACATTATCGGTTTCAGTCTCACCTCAGCCTCTGTTGGGAACATGGTGCTCATATCAATCGATCGCTTTGTCGCCATTTGTTATCCTCTGCATTACCCCACCAAAATCACTCGCGGCGTGATTgagctgtctgtgtgtctgtgctgggCCGGCTCGATTCTCTACAACGGGCTCATCTTGAAGGACCATCTCAGGCAGCCAGACGTACATAACTCCTGCTACGGGGAGTGCATGGTGGTGATTGACTATGTCTCTGGCACGGTGGACCTTGTGTTCACGTTTATTGGCCCCTGCTCGGTCATCCTCATTCTGTACAT AGTGTTTACGGTGGCTGTGTCTCAGGCGCGCGCCATGCAGTCTCATATTATGGGGGTCGGTGCA TTAGTCACTGCAAAGAAATCGGAGAGAAAAGCAGCCAGGACTCTGGGTATTGTCATAATGGTGTTTTTGATGACTTTCTGTCCGTACTATTACCCCTCTCTTGCAGGACAGGACATCTCAAACGATGCTTCATCTTGGGCCGTTGTGtcctggttgttgttttttaactctTGTTTGAACCCACTCATTTATGCTATTTTCTATCCGTGGTTTAGAAAAGCTATCAAGTCAATTGTTACCCTGAAGATACTTGAGCAGAActcctctgaggcaaatatAATTTGA